From the Ferrigenium kumadai genome, one window contains:
- the recO gene encoding DNA repair protein RecO — MTVANRHKQQDEPAFVLHSYPFRETSLILDVFSRQHGRLAIMARGARRPRSALRGVLMNFQPLLLSWFGKGEVRTLHSAEWQGGQPYLQGTALMCGFYLNELLLNLMARDDPHDRLFDYYRATLYRLAHETDHAATLRCFEKHMLQELGYALTLEREAGGEKAIHPEVCYRYAVERGAVPDDGDTQIGLPVQGKTLLDMAADDYADPVTAQQSKQLMRVLLNHHLGGKTLHTRELIKDLQKL; from the coding sequence ATGACCGTTGCGAACCGGCACAAGCAGCAGGACGAACCTGCCTTCGTGCTGCATAGCTACCCGTTCCGTGAAACCAGCCTGATCCTCGACGTGTTCAGCCGGCAGCACGGGCGGCTGGCGATCATGGCGCGCGGCGCGCGGCGTCCCAGGTCGGCACTGCGCGGCGTGCTGATGAATTTCCAGCCGCTGCTGCTTTCCTGGTTCGGCAAGGGCGAGGTGCGCACCCTGCATAGCGCGGAGTGGCAGGGCGGCCAGCCCTACCTGCAGGGCACGGCGCTGATGTGCGGTTTCTACCTGAATGAGCTGTTGCTCAACCTGATGGCGCGCGACGACCCGCATGATCGGTTGTTCGACTACTACCGTGCCACCCTGTACCGGCTGGCGCACGAGACGGACCACGCCGCGACCCTGCGCTGTTTCGAGAAGCATATGCTGCAGGAGCTGGGCTATGCGCTGACGCTGGAGCGCGAGGCGGGCGGCGAAAAAGCGATCCACCCCGAAGTCTGTTATCGTTATGCCGTGGAGCGTGGCGCCGTGCCGGACGACGGCGATACGCAAATCGGGTTGCCGGTGCAGGGCAAGACCCTGCTTGACATGGCGGCGGACGATTACGCCGATCCCGTCACCGCACAGCAGAGCAAACAGCTGATGCGTGTGCTGCTGAACCATCATCTCGGCGGCAAGACACTGCACACGCGCGAACTCATCAAGGATCTGCAGAAGCTATAG
- the pdxJ gene encoding pyridoxine 5'-phosphate synthase, with product MVKLGLNIDHVATLRQARGSRYPNVVRAALICEEAGADAITLHLREDRRHIQDADVDILRGMLQTRMNLECAVTDEMIANAVRIKPHDICLVPERREELTTEGGLDVVRYFDAVKAATERCTEAGIRVSLFIDPDLKQIDAARRAGAPVIELHTGKYADADSVPERAHELERIRAAAEHAHAQGIQVNAGHGLHYHNVQPIVAIPNIVELNIGHAIIAESVFIGLDAAVRKMKALLVQG from the coding sequence ATGGTAAAACTCGGACTGAATATCGATCACGTCGCCACTCTGCGCCAGGCGCGCGGGTCGCGCTATCCCAACGTCGTGCGCGCCGCGCTGATCTGCGAAGAGGCAGGGGCGGACGCCATCACCCTGCACCTGCGCGAAGACCGCCGCCACATCCAGGATGCGGATGTCGATATCCTGCGCGGCATGCTGCAGACGCGCATGAACCTCGAATGCGCCGTCACCGACGAGATGATCGCCAACGCGGTGCGCATCAAGCCGCACGACATCTGCCTGGTGCCGGAGCGGCGCGAGGAGCTGACTACCGAAGGCGGGCTGGACGTGGTGCGTTATTTCGACGCGGTGAAGGCCGCCACCGAGCGTTGCACCGAGGCGGGCATCCGTGTCTCGCTGTTCATCGACCCGGACCTGAAGCAGATCGACGCCGCACGCCGCGCCGGCGCTCCGGTGATCGAGCTGCACACGGGAAAATATGCCGACGCCGACAGCGTGCCGGAGCGTGCCCACGAACTCGAGCGCATCCGCGCCGCGGCGGAACACGCCCATGCGCAGGGGATTCAGGTGAACGCCGGCCACGGCCTGCACTACCATAACGTGCAGCCCATCGTCGCCATTCCCAACATCGTCGAGCTCAACATCGGCCACGCCATCATCGCCGAGTCCGTGTTCATCGGCCTGGATGCAGCGGTAAGGAAGATGAAGGCGCTGCTAGTTCAGGGATGA
- the acpS gene encoding holo-ACP synthase codes for MIYGIGTDIVEVARIEALWVRYGERFAKRILSESELPALAIHPAPARMLAKRFAAKEAFAKAVGMGMRYPVSFHRVGVGHDKLGKPVMEFDEVLGAWLAERGINGQHISISDEREMVVAFVVLERN; via the coding sequence ATGATTTACGGTATTGGCACAGACATCGTCGAGGTCGCGCGAATTGAAGCGCTGTGGGTGCGCTACGGCGAGCGTTTCGCGAAGCGCATCCTGAGCGAGAGCGAGCTGCCTGCGCTGGCCATCCATCCGGCTCCGGCAAGGATGCTCGCGAAGCGCTTCGCGGCGAAGGAGGCGTTCGCCAAGGCGGTCGGCATGGGCATGCGGTATCCCGTCAGTTTTCATCGCGTCGGTGTCGGGCACGACAAGCTGGGCAAGCCGGTGATGGAGTTCGATGAGGTGCTGGGGGCGTGGCTAGCTGAACGGGGCATCAACGGACAGCACATTTCCATCAGCGATGAGCGGGAGATGGTGGTGGCGTTTGTGGTGCTGGAACGCAATTAG
- the nagZ gene encoding beta-N-acetylhexosaminidase — protein MGLGPVMLDVVGKQLTPEDEARLRHPLVGGVILFARNYESPSQLCELTAAIRAARTPPLLIAVDHEGGRVQRFREGFTKIPPMRELGKVWDAHPQRARHLAQQVGYVLASELRACGVDFSFTPVLDVDYGQSSVIGDRAFHSDPQAIAELAHSLLLGLKQGGMHTVGKHFPGHGFVTADSHLDIPVDEREFVDIEMCDLIPFRRMVDYGLTAVMPAHVIYPKVDSRPAGFSPIWLKHVLRGQLGFEGVIFSDDLSMEGATVAGGIVQRAEAALNAGCDMVLVCNKPESADELLQGLHWEMPAASKARLAQMRGTAHPESLVALHEQSHFLKALGEVSAIGKSNAELPLV, from the coding sequence ATGGGTTTGGGGCCGGTGATGCTGGACGTGGTGGGGAAGCAGCTGACGCCTGAGGATGAGGCGCGGTTGCGGCATCCGCTGGTGGGCGGGGTGATCCTGTTCGCGCGAAACTACGAGTCGCCGTCGCAACTGTGCGAACTAACGGCGGCGATACGCGCGGCGCGCACACCGCCATTGCTGATCGCGGTGGACCACGAGGGAGGGCGGGTGCAGCGGTTCCGCGAGGGGTTCACGAAGATCCCGCCGATGCGCGAGCTGGGCAAGGTCTGGGATGCTCATCCGCAGCGCGCGCGCCATCTGGCGCAGCAGGTGGGTTACGTGCTGGCTTCCGAGTTGCGCGCCTGCGGCGTGGACTTCAGTTTCACGCCGGTGCTGGACGTGGACTACGGGCAGAGTTCAGTGATCGGTGACCGCGCTTTCCACAGCGATCCGCAGGCCATCGCCGAACTGGCGCATAGCCTGCTGCTGGGATTGAAGCAGGGCGGCATGCACACGGTGGGCAAGCATTTCCCCGGGCACGGTTTTGTTACGGCGGATTCGCACCTCGACATTCCGGTGGACGAGCGCGAGTTCGTCGACATCGAGATGTGCGACCTGATCCCGTTCCGGCGGATGGTGGACTACGGCCTGACCGCGGTGATGCCGGCGCATGTCATCTATCCCAAGGTGGACAGCCGCCCCGCGGGGTTCTCGCCGATCTGGCTGAAGCATGTGTTGCGCGGGCAGCTCGGTTTCGAGGGTGTGATCTTCAGCGACGACCTTTCGATGGAAGGCGCGACCGTTGCGGGCGGCATCGTTCAGAGGGCCGAAGCGGCGCTGAATGCGGGTTGCGACATGGTGCTGGTATGCAATAAGCCGGAATCGGCGGACGAGTTGCTGCAGGGGCTGCACTGGGAGATGCCCGCCGCGAGCAAGGCTCGCCTCGCCCAGATGCGCGGCACGGCGCATCCGGAATCGCTGGTGGCATTGCACGAGCAGTCGCATTTTCTTAAGGCGCTGGGCGAGGTTTCGGCTATCGGCAAGAGCAACGCGGAGTTGCCGCTGGTGTAG